In the genome of Brachionichthys hirsutus isolate HB-005 chromosome 23, CSIRO-AGI_Bhir_v1, whole genome shotgun sequence, one region contains:
- the si:dkey-6n21.13 gene encoding P2Y purinoceptor 3 — MSSREDVLNSSTPPSSPSCSIDESYKYIFLPICYSFTFLFSISLNSIVLYQSFRRTKRWNASLIYMVNLASTDFMYGLSLPFLVASYIMRDRWVFGDFMCRLVRFLFYFNLYCSIFFLTCISVHRYLGICHPMKIITLETRKAVKCTCVVVWIVVFALSCPIFRFAQTGHVTRLAGLGGNASIMEKLSYEVSPLNSSKGHWDRVIEEYQNCWDDAIDKEFPDYVPYGIILHVLGFFVPFSIIAWCYSHVVLTIFRTLHSQPSSYRVKRDAGCEGTEKRETIIGRGSSHSPYAGRRRKSIRTIITITLLFALCFFPFHVTRSIILLLKVTKGVSCHTMTMVSMCYKITRPLASFNAWLNALLYFLTKDKGGAHCCQAILTTSQHHGGLLLPLRMMGKGEDAENGGMESNIAIKKTIIHEKRK, encoded by the exons ATGTCCTCCCGAGAAGACGTTCTCaactcctccacccccccatcGTCTCCGTCTTGCAGCATTGATGAGTCCTACAAGTATATCTTCCTCCCCATCTGCTACTCGTTCACCTTCCTCTTCAGCATCTCGCTGAACTCCATCGTCTTGTACCAGTCGTTCCGCCGCACCAAGCGCTGGAACGCCTCTCTGATCTACATGGTCAACCTGGCCTCCACGGACTTCATGTACGGGCTGTCGCTGCCCTTTCTGGTGGCGAGCTACATCATGCGAGACCGATGGGTGTTCGGGGACTTCATGTGTCGCCTGGTTcgcttcctcttctactttAACCTCTACTgctccatcttcttcctcacctgcaTCTCTGTTCACAGATACCTCGGTATCTGCCACCCCATGAAGATCATCACCCTGGAGACCAGGAAGGCGGTCAAGTGCACATGTGTCGTGGTTTGGATCGTGGTGTTTGCTCTGTCCTGCCCCATCTTCCGGTTTGCTCAgactggtcatgtgaccagattGGCAGGCCTTGGTGGCAATGCAAGCATTATGGAAAAACTAAGCTATGAGGTGTCACCGCTGAATTCCAGCAAAGGTCACTGGGACAGGGTCATCGAGGAGTACCAGAACTGCTGGGACGATGCCATAGACAAGGAGTTTCCTGACTATGTGCCGTATGGCATCATCCTCCATGTACTGGGCTTCTTTGTGCCATTCTCCATCATCGCTTGGTGCTACTCTCATGTTGTTCTGACCATATTTAGGACACTCCACTCCCAGCCATCATCCTACAGAGTGAAGCGAGATGCTGGATGTGAAggcacagagaagagagagactATCattggaagaggaa GCTCCCACTCCCCTTATGCTGGTCGCAGACGTAAATCGATCAggaccatcatcaccatcaccctCCTCTTTGCTCTGTGCTTCTTCCCATTTCACGTCACAAGATCCATAATCCTCCTTTTGAAGGTAACGAAGGGCGTGTCCTGTCACACCATGACCATGGTCTCCATGTGCTACAAGATCACTAGGCCTTTAGCATCGTTCAACGCGTGGCTCAACGCCCTCCTTTACTTCCTCACTAAGGACAAGGGGGGCGCTCATTGCTGCCAGGCCATTCTCACCACCAGTCAGCATCATGGCGGCCTTCTGCTGCCGCTGAGGATGATGGGAAAAGGAGAGGATGCAGAGAATGGAGGGATGGAATCAAACATTGCAATAAAGAAAACCATCATacatgaaaagagaaaag